From one Streptomyces sp. CA-210063 genomic stretch:
- a CDS encoding SDR family NAD(P)-dependent oxidoreductase codes for MQRLSGKSALVTGGGQGVGRGIALALAAEGAAVVITGRTAGKLKDTVAEIAERGGRAHAVVGDVGEGADVDRMVAETVREFGGLDVLVNNAQSSVQRRLEETSYDDVELAYRSGPLATFHAMRAALPHLKAARGSVVNLGSSAAVQGEANFAAYAMAKEAVRGLTRVAAREWGPYGIRVNVVCPAALSPAAEAYFTAHPEKAERVLAGIPLGRMGDPETDIGRAVAALVSDDMAYLTGATLMLEGGRTLIG; via the coding sequence ATGCAGCGGTTGTCGGGTAAATCGGCCCTGGTCACCGGCGGCGGGCAGGGCGTGGGACGAGGTATCGCGCTCGCGCTGGCCGCCGAGGGCGCGGCCGTGGTGATCACCGGCCGAACGGCCGGGAAGCTCAAGGACACGGTCGCCGAGATCGCCGAGCGCGGGGGGCGGGCGCACGCGGTCGTGGGGGATGTGGGCGAGGGCGCGGACGTCGACCGTATGGTGGCCGAGACGGTACGGGAGTTCGGCGGCCTCGACGTCCTCGTCAACAACGCGCAGAGCTCCGTGCAGCGCCGACTGGAGGAGACGTCGTACGACGACGTCGAACTCGCCTACCGCAGCGGCCCGTTGGCCACCTTCCACGCCATGCGGGCGGCCCTGCCCCATCTGAAGGCCGCCCGAGGCAGTGTCGTCAACCTCGGCTCGTCGGCCGCGGTGCAGGGAGAGGCGAACTTCGCCGCGTACGCGATGGCCAAGGAGGCCGTCCGGGGCCTGACACGGGTCGCCGCGCGGGAGTGGGGGCCGTACGGGATCCGCGTGAACGTCGTCTGCCCGGCCGCGCTCAGCCCGGCGGCGGAGGCGTACTTCACCGCCCACCCGGAGAAGGCCGAGCGGGTGCTCGCGGGTATCCCGCTGGGCCGGATGGGCGACCCGGAGACGGACATCGGCCGGGCCGTGGCCGCGCTGGTCAGCGACGACATGGCGTATCTGACGGGGGCGACGCTGATGTTGGAGGGCGGGCGGACGCTGATCGGGTGA
- a CDS encoding acyl-CoA dehydrogenase family protein has translation MDLTFSEEQDELRKVVRSFLAKYSDEAAVRRLAADPRGHDPVLWRRMAGELGLQGLAVPEEYGGSGFGYVDLGIVFEEAGRALLCGPYFATVALAAEALLRCDDERARRDLLPGIASGATVATLALTEDDGRWDAQGIGLTARERATGWQLTGTKTYVPDGHLADLLLVAARTPCGISLLAVGADAPGLDRTSLPTLDQTRKQARLEFTDTPARLVGTEGTAWPALERTLATASVLLAAEQAGGAAAALDAAVEYAKIRVQYGRPIGSFQGIKHKCADMLVDIESARSAAYAGLWALDAGDETETAIAAALAQTFCSETFTRVAGDNIQVHGGIGFTWEHPAHLYFKRAKSSEVLLGTPSHHRELLATRLGI, from the coding sequence ATGGATCTCACCTTCAGCGAGGAACAGGACGAACTGCGCAAGGTCGTCCGGTCGTTCCTCGCCAAGTACTCCGACGAGGCGGCCGTGCGCCGGCTGGCCGCCGATCCGCGCGGCCACGACCCCGTCCTCTGGCGGCGGATGGCCGGCGAACTCGGCCTACAGGGACTCGCCGTGCCGGAGGAGTACGGCGGCTCGGGTTTCGGCTACGTCGACCTCGGCATCGTCTTCGAGGAGGCGGGCCGCGCGCTGCTGTGCGGGCCGTACTTCGCCACCGTCGCCCTGGCCGCCGAGGCCCTGCTGCGCTGCGACGACGAGCGGGCACGACGTGACCTCCTGCCGGGCATCGCCTCCGGCGCGACGGTGGCCACCCTGGCGCTCACCGAGGACGACGGCCGCTGGGACGCGCAGGGCATCGGGCTCACCGCCCGCGAGAGGGCCACCGGATGGCAGCTGACCGGCACGAAGACCTACGTCCCCGACGGCCATCTCGCCGACCTGCTCCTGGTCGCCGCCCGTACCCCCTGCGGCATCAGCCTCCTCGCGGTCGGGGCCGACGCGCCGGGCCTCGACCGTACGTCTCTGCCCACCCTCGACCAGACCCGCAAGCAGGCCCGTCTGGAGTTCACGGACACCCCCGCCCGCCTGGTCGGCACCGAGGGCACGGCATGGCCCGCCCTCGAACGCACCCTCGCCACCGCCTCCGTCCTGCTCGCCGCGGAACAGGCCGGGGGAGCGGCGGCCGCGCTGGACGCCGCCGTGGAGTACGCCAAGATCCGCGTGCAGTACGGGCGGCCCATCGGCTCGTTCCAGGGGATCAAGCACAAGTGCGCCGACATGCTGGTGGACATCGAGTCCGCCCGCTCGGCCGCGTACGCCGGGCTGTGGGCCCTGGATGCCGGCGACGAGACCGAGACCGCGATCGCGGCGGCCCTCGCCCAGACCTTCTGCTCGGAGACGTTCACCAGGGTCGCCGGCGACAACATCCAGGTCCACGGCGGGATCGGCTTCACCTGGGAACACCCCGCCCACCTGTACTTCAAGCGGGCCAAGAGCTCCGAGGTGCTGCTCGGCACGCCGTCGCACCACCGGGAACTGCTCGCCACGCGGCTCGGCATCTGA
- a CDS encoding nuclear transport factor 2 family protein encodes MTPIEERVDRIESHLAVQQLPVRYALAVDARDLDAWVGCFRPDVDMGRHGRGRDVLRAHIEPLVRGFHRSIHQICGHRIEFTGRDTATGSVYCRAEHEVGERWIVMAIRYLDEYARVDGEWYFSRRREQHWYAADVTERPQDVGFNGWEGAGAPALPDAFPTWAAFWKDWTET; translated from the coding sequence GTGACGCCGATCGAGGAGCGCGTCGACCGCATCGAATCCCACCTGGCCGTCCAGCAGTTGCCCGTCCGCTACGCACTGGCCGTGGACGCCCGCGACCTCGACGCCTGGGTGGGCTGCTTCCGGCCCGACGTCGACATGGGTCGCCACGGGCGCGGCAGAGACGTACTACGGGCGCACATCGAACCCCTCGTCCGCGGCTTCCACCGCTCGATCCACCAGATCTGCGGCCACCGGATCGAGTTCACCGGCCGCGACACCGCCACCGGCTCCGTCTACTGCCGGGCCGAGCACGAGGTGGGGGAGCGGTGGATCGTCATGGCCATCCGCTATCTCGACGAGTACGCGCGCGTGGACGGCGAGTGGTACTTCTCCCGGCGCCGCGAGCAGCACTGGTACGCGGCCGATGTGACCGAGCGCCCCCAGGACGTGGGCTTCAACGGCTGGGAGGGCGCCGGAGCACCGGCGCTGCCCGACGCCTTCCCCACCTGGGCGGCCTTCTGGAAGGACTGGACGGAGACGTGA
- a CDS encoding acyl-CoA dehydrogenase family protein, whose translation MEVDFGPAVRDFRDELRDWLADHLVGEFAEHRGVGGPTDGAAWEVRLAWDRELSAGRWLGVAWPEEYGGRGLGLLEEIVFEYEYARANAPYRATVNALDLLGPMLLKMGTEEQKKRFLPPILAVEELWGQGFSEPGAGSDLASVRTRAERDGEEWVVSGQKVWTSFGIHADWLYVLTRTDPDSVRHKGLTLLLLPTDQPGVEIRPIRNLAGQDEFAEVFLSDARTHADMAVGEVGQGWRTAMATLGIERGTTLLPQQLGFEREAEALIDLARERGALDDPMLRRRIVDAWISVRIMRTTNLRTLAELTAGRTPGAQATTAKLYASTRHQQLGHLAMELAGPAGQIVGEDYGLDMRQRSFLLSLAETIYGGSSEIQRNIIGEQLLGLPKEPRP comes from the coding sequence ATGGAAGTGGACTTCGGGCCCGCGGTACGCGACTTCCGCGACGAACTGCGGGACTGGCTGGCGGACCACCTGGTGGGTGAGTTCGCCGAGCACCGGGGCGTGGGCGGCCCCACCGACGGAGCGGCCTGGGAGGTCCGCCTCGCCTGGGACCGTGAGCTGTCCGCCGGGCGCTGGCTGGGCGTCGCCTGGCCCGAGGAGTACGGCGGCAGAGGGCTCGGACTCCTCGAGGAGATCGTCTTCGAGTACGAGTACGCCCGTGCGAACGCCCCCTACCGGGCCACCGTCAACGCCCTCGACCTGCTCGGCCCGATGCTCCTCAAGATGGGCACCGAGGAGCAGAAGAAGCGCTTCCTGCCCCCGATCCTCGCCGTCGAGGAACTGTGGGGCCAGGGCTTCAGCGAACCCGGCGCCGGCTCCGACCTCGCGTCGGTCCGCACGCGTGCCGAACGCGACGGCGAGGAGTGGGTGGTCAGCGGGCAGAAGGTGTGGACCTCCTTCGGCATCCACGCCGACTGGCTCTATGTCCTCACCCGCACCGACCCGGACTCCGTACGGCACAAGGGCCTCACGCTGCTGCTCCTTCCGACGGACCAGCCGGGCGTGGAGATCCGCCCCATCCGCAACCTCGCCGGCCAGGACGAGTTCGCCGAGGTGTTCCTCTCGGACGCGCGGACTCACGCGGACATGGCCGTCGGCGAGGTGGGCCAGGGCTGGCGCACGGCGATGGCCACCCTCGGGATCGAGCGCGGCACCACGCTCCTGCCCCAGCAGCTCGGCTTCGAACGGGAGGCCGAGGCCCTGATCGACCTGGCCCGCGAACGGGGCGCGCTCGACGACCCGATGCTGCGCCGCCGGATCGTCGACGCCTGGATCTCCGTACGCATCATGCGCACCACCAACCTGCGCACCCTCGCCGAACTGACCGCGGGCCGAACCCCCGGAGCCCAGGCCACGACGGCCAAGCTGTACGCCTCGACACGCCACCAGCAACTCGGACACCTGGCCATGGAGTTGGCCGGCCCGGCCGGGCAGATCGTGGGCGAGGACTACGGCCTGGACATGCGGCAGCGCTCCTTCCTGCTCTCCCTCGCGGAGACGATCTACGGCGGGTCCAGCGAGATCCAGCGCAACATCATCGGGGAACAGCTCCTCGGCCTGCCGAAGGAGCCACGGCCGTGA
- a CDS encoding enoyl-CoA hydratase/isomerase family protein: MTDPYAAFGSLTFERPAPGVLRVVLDAPHLNAVDPEMHGELADVWRVIDRDEQTRAVLVQGAGRAFSAGGTFDSIEALTEDHAVRARVMREARDMVYGVMNCSKPVVSAIHGPAVGAGLVIGMLADISIAARTAKIVDGHTRLGVAAGDHAAICWPLLCGMAKAKYYLLTCETLTGEEAERIGLVSKCVDDDEVHAEGLRVATVLAAGPASAISWTKRSLNHWYRTAQPIFEASLGLEFFGFGGHEVVEGLAAHREKRSPDFEGVAGKHPLDL; the protein is encoded by the coding sequence GTGACCGATCCGTACGCAGCGTTCGGGAGCCTGACCTTCGAGCGGCCGGCGCCCGGCGTGCTCCGCGTCGTGCTCGACGCGCCGCACCTCAATGCGGTGGATCCGGAGATGCACGGCGAGCTGGCCGACGTCTGGCGGGTGATCGACCGGGACGAGCAGACGCGTGCCGTGCTGGTCCAGGGGGCCGGCCGGGCCTTCTCGGCCGGCGGGACCTTCGACTCCATCGAAGCGCTGACCGAGGACCACGCGGTGCGGGCCCGGGTCATGCGCGAGGCGCGGGACATGGTATATGGAGTGATGAACTGCTCCAAGCCCGTGGTGTCCGCCATCCACGGTCCGGCGGTCGGCGCCGGGCTGGTCATCGGGATGCTCGCGGACATCTCCATCGCCGCGCGCACCGCGAAGATCGTCGACGGGCACACCCGCCTCGGGGTCGCCGCCGGTGACCATGCCGCGATCTGCTGGCCGCTGCTGTGCGGCATGGCCAAGGCCAAGTACTACCTGCTGACCTGCGAGACCCTCACCGGCGAGGAGGCGGAGCGGATCGGCCTGGTGTCGAAGTGCGTGGACGACGACGAGGTCCACGCGGAGGGCCTGCGCGTGGCGACCGTCCTGGCCGCCGGCCCCGCCAGCGCGATCAGCTGGACCAAGCGGTCCCTCAACCACTGGTACCGCACCGCCCAGCCGATCTTCGAGGCCTCGCTGGGGCTGGAGTTCTTCGGGTTCGGCGGACACGAGGTCGTCGAGGGACTGGCGGCCCACCGCGAGAAGCGTTCCCCGGACTTCGAGGGTGTGGCAGGCAAGCACCCGCTCGATCTCTGA
- a CDS encoding CaiB/BaiF CoA transferase family protein, with protein sequence MPSTALAGIRVLDLSRILAAPLATQMLADLGAEVIKVERPGSGDDSRTYGPPFAQGTDTAAFYLSCNRNKRSVTVNHATAEGQELIRALAARSDVLVENFRAGTLAKYGLDHESLRELNPRLVYLSVTGFGQTGPYASRPGYDGIFQAMSGMMSVSGHPEEPMKVGVSMVDILTGLYASTAVLAALRHRDATGEGQFIDLSLLDCGLASLSHFAMNYLVSGEVPRRRGNGGYGGIPSQAFQCSDKPIFLVAGNDKQFAGFCAAAGRTDLLQDARFATTSARIAHREEILPVLAAILRTRTRDEWLVVLDEHDVPAGPFNELPEVFADPQIQHREMLVDVEDPVSGRLSLLANPIRFSATPVEGYVAPPALGEHTAEVLAALVGVTDSQLTQLRVRGVV encoded by the coding sequence ATGCCGTCGACCGCCCTGGCCGGGATCCGTGTCCTCGATCTGTCCCGCATCCTCGCGGCCCCCCTGGCCACCCAGATGCTGGCCGACCTGGGCGCGGAGGTGATCAAGGTGGAACGGCCGGGTTCGGGCGACGACTCGCGGACGTACGGGCCGCCGTTCGCGCAGGGGACGGACACCGCCGCCTTCTATCTCTCCTGCAACCGCAACAAGCGGTCGGTCACCGTCAACCACGCCACCGCCGAGGGGCAGGAGTTGATCCGCGCGCTCGCCGCCCGGTCGGACGTGCTGGTGGAGAACTTCCGCGCGGGGACGCTCGCGAAGTACGGGCTCGACCACGAGAGCCTGCGGGAGCTCAACCCCCGGCTGGTCTACCTCTCCGTGACGGGCTTCGGCCAGACCGGGCCGTACGCCTCGCGGCCCGGCTACGACGGCATCTTCCAGGCCATGTCCGGGATGATGAGCGTCTCCGGGCATCCCGAGGAGCCCATGAAGGTCGGCGTCAGCATGGTCGACATCCTCACGGGGCTGTACGCGTCCACGGCCGTGCTGGCCGCGCTGCGGCACCGGGACGCCACCGGGGAGGGCCAGTTCATCGATCTGTCCCTGCTGGACTGCGGTCTCGCCTCGCTGTCGCACTTCGCGATGAACTACCTGGTCTCCGGCGAGGTGCCGCGGCGGCGCGGCAACGGCGGTTACGGCGGGATCCCCTCCCAGGCCTTCCAGTGCTCGGACAAACCGATCTTCCTCGTCGCCGGCAACGACAAGCAGTTCGCCGGGTTCTGCGCGGCGGCCGGTCGCACCGATCTGCTTCAGGATGCCCGGTTCGCCACGACGTCCGCGCGGATCGCGCACCGTGAGGAGATACTGCCGGTGCTGGCGGCGATCCTGCGGACCCGGACGCGGGACGAGTGGCTCGTGGTGCTCGACGAACACGACGTCCCTGCGGGGCCGTTCAACGAGCTGCCCGAGGTCTTCGCCGATCCGCAGATCCAGCACCGGGAGATGCTGGTCGACGTCGAGGACCCCGTGTCCGGGCGGCTGTCGTTGCTCGCCAATCCGATCCGGTTCTCGGCGACACCGGTCGAGGGGTACGTGGCGCCGCCGGCGCTGGGGGAGCATACGGCGGAAGTCCTCGCGGCCTTGGTGGGGGTGACGGATAGTCAGCTTACGCAGCTGCGGGTGCGGGGGGTCGTGTAA